The proteins below are encoded in one region of Chrysemys picta bellii isolate R12L10 chromosome 4, ASM1138683v2, whole genome shotgun sequence:
- the TP53I11 gene encoding tumor protein p53-inducible protein 11 isoform X1, with protein MATKQPPPLMKKHSQTDLVSRLKTRKILGVGGEDDDGEVHRSKISQVLGNEIKFAVREPLGLRVWQFVSAIMFSGVAIMALTFPDQLYDAVFEEESVNSKTPIRLYGGALLSLSLIMWNALYTSEKVIIRWTLLTEACYFGVQFLVTTITLVESGRISTGAMLLLTSRILFTLITVYYYYQVGRRPKKV; from the exons ATGGCAACCAAGCAACCCCCACCTCTAATGAAGAAGCATAGCCAGACGGACCTGGTGAGCCGACTCAAGACACGGAAGATCTTGGGAGTTGGAGGGGAAGATGATGATGGGGAAGTTCATAGGTCTAAG ATCAGTCAAGTCCtgggaaatgaaataaaatttgcTGTGCGGGAACCCTTGGGGCTCAG GGTCTGGCAGTTCGTCTCTGCCATCATGTTTTCTGGGGTCGCCATCATG GCTCTCACTTTCCCTGATCAGCTCTATGATGCCGTCTTTGAAGAAGAATCCGTCAACAGCAAGACTCCTATCAGGCTGTACGGAGGAGCCCTCCTCA GTCTCTCCCTTATCATGTGGAATGCCCTGTACACATCTGAGAAGGTCATCATCCGTTGGACCCTGCTGACAGAAGCCTGTTACTTTGGGGTGCAGTTCCTAG TTACCACCATCACCCTTGTTGAGAGTGGCCGGATATCCACAGGTGCCATGCTCCTCCTCACCAGCCGGATCCTCTTCACCCTCATCACCGTTTACTATTATTACCAAGTTGGACGGCGACCCAAGAAAGTCTAA
- the TP53I11 gene encoding tumor protein p53-inducible protein 11 isoform X2 → MFSGVAIMALTFPDQLYDAVFEEESVNSKTPIRLYGGALLSLSLIMWNALYTSEKVIIRWTLLTEACYFGVQFLVTTITLVESGRISTGAMLLLTSRILFTLITVYYYYQVGRRPKKV, encoded by the exons ATGTTTTCTGGGGTCGCCATCATG GCTCTCACTTTCCCTGATCAGCTCTATGATGCCGTCTTTGAAGAAGAATCCGTCAACAGCAAGACTCCTATCAGGCTGTACGGAGGAGCCCTCCTCA GTCTCTCCCTTATCATGTGGAATGCCCTGTACACATCTGAGAAGGTCATCATCCGTTGGACCCTGCTGACAGAAGCCTGTTACTTTGGGGTGCAGTTCCTAG TTACCACCATCACCCTTGTTGAGAGTGGCCGGATATCCACAGGTGCCATGCTCCTCCTCACCAGCCGGATCCTCTTCACCCTCATCACCGTTTACTATTATTACCAAGTTGGACGGCGACCCAAGAAAGTCTAA